One region of Mucilaginibacter gotjawali genomic DNA includes:
- a CDS encoding PorP/SprF family type IX secretion system membrane protein — MKEKHTKRLNLLALFILLLTGINNALAQQQGLTYTQYMDNLTPLNPAYSLLDKAGSVSTLARKQWIGIPGAPTTFLANLNLPFEDINASAGLIVLNDQFAIENQTEANAYFAKGIQLGQNDFLAVSLNAGVRDYVANYSQLDPNDPQFRNNLRAIKPNIGFGVMYYSDTYYIGISVPELTITSLGTASQQSSINFDNHYYFAGGLLTDLDEDIKFKPAALVAYTKGVPLTADISGTIILKEQLGIGVDYRTTKQAAGIITINVDNFHIGYSYQFNTASQDLGGINIPTHEVTLSYRFGSGANTPKLL; from the coding sequence ATGAAGGAAAAACATACAAAACGGTTAAACTTATTGGCGTTATTTATATTGTTACTGACAGGCATTAACAATGCCTTGGCCCAGCAACAGGGGTTAACTTACACCCAATATATGGATAACCTGACTCCTTTAAATCCTGCCTATTCGTTGCTTGACAAAGCGGGCTCCGTGAGTACATTGGCAAGAAAACAGTGGATAGGGATTCCGGGGGCTCCAACCACCTTTTTGGCAAATTTGAACCTGCCATTTGAGGACATCAATGCGTCCGCAGGGTTGATCGTATTGAACGACCAGTTCGCGATCGAAAACCAAACGGAAGCCAACGCTTATTTTGCCAAAGGCATACAATTGGGACAAAATGATTTCCTGGCGGTATCGCTAAATGCAGGTGTCAGAGATTATGTGGCCAATTATTCGCAACTAGATCCAAACGATCCGCAATTCCGGAATAACTTAAGGGCAATTAAACCCAACATTGGTTTCGGCGTGATGTATTACAGCGATACTTATTATATAGGGATATCTGTGCCTGAACTAACCATAACCAGTTTAGGTACTGCTTCTCAACAAAGCAGTATTAACTTTGACAACCACTACTATTTTGCGGGTGGATTGCTCACAGATCTTGATGAAGACATAAAATTTAAACCCGCCGCGCTTGTTGCTTACACAAAAGGTGTCCCGCTAACGGCTGATATTTCCGGTACGATCATACTGAAAGAACAATTGGGGATAGGTGTAGACTACCGTACTACCAAACAGGCGGCAGGTATTATAACCATCAATGTTGATAATTTCCATATTGGCTATAGTTACCAGTTTAATACCGCATCGCAGGACCTTGGTGGTATAAATATTCCGACGCACGAGGTGACTTTAAGCTATCGTTTTGGTAGCGGGGCAAATACGCCTAAATTGTTGTAA
- a CDS encoding methionyl-tRNA formyltransferase, with protein MKIILLSGSIYAIPSLHFLAGQNMIEAVVSVGDVNKYNMQLEQTSKHINIPFVRLNKDQLLTDFKTLLLETSPDLVLVFGLGCKVPSELFTIPKKGFYNVHFSLLPAYRGHSPVFWQLKNGETTGGVTIHKINEKFDDGPILAQKTVTIFPGDSYGIFSARLGIESTMLIGNAMMELNTQGEVFLTEQDKEKITYAPAPSLGDLKIHWETQTAKEIECLVNAGNPDYGGAVALLRGQPIHILEVNMALLNNPNPGG; from the coding sequence GTGAAAATAATTTTATTATCAGGCAGCATTTATGCTATCCCCTCCCTGCATTTTTTAGCCGGGCAAAATATGATTGAAGCTGTTGTTTCGGTTGGAGACGTCAATAAATATAATATGCAGTTGGAGCAAACCTCAAAGCATATAAATATTCCTTTTGTAAGGTTAAATAAAGATCAGCTCCTTACAGATTTTAAAACATTGTTGCTTGAAACCAGTCCTGATTTAGTTTTGGTATTTGGGCTGGGCTGCAAGGTTCCATCCGAATTATTTACCATTCCCAAAAAAGGTTTTTATAACGTACATTTTAGCCTGTTGCCAGCGTACCGCGGCCATAGTCCGGTTTTCTGGCAACTTAAAAACGGCGAAACAACAGGTGGAGTAACGATACATAAGATCAATGAAAAGTTTGATGATGGCCCTATTTTGGCTCAAAAAACGGTAACAATATTTCCCGGCGACAGCTACGGTATTTTTTCAGCCCGTTTGGGTATAGAAAGCACCATGCTGATAGGCAATGCTATGATGGAGCTAAATACGCAGGGTGAGGTATTTTTGACCGAACAAGATAAGGAAAAGATAACTTATGCCCCTGCTCCGTCGCTGGGTGACCTGAAGATCCACTGGGAGACTCAAACAGCGAAAGAAATTGAATGCCTTGTAAATGCCGGCAATCCCGATTACGGAGGCGCCGTTGCCTTATTGCGGGGCCAGCCAATTCATATACTTGAAGTGAATATGGCACTGCTAAACAATCCTAACCCGGGGGGGTAG
- a CDS encoding PP2C family protein-serine/threonine phosphatase, with the protein MTEQFFGLTDPGKQRKNNEDTYIAEITADNQFIIACVIDGVGGYAGGEVAAALARDIILKRLEKPSGEIIPIMLDCFNQANQKILFEKQNSKEHAHMACVCSLALVDIQNNQFYFAHVGDTRLYLVRDKSLVKITHDQSFVGFLEDSGRLTEEEAMKHPKRNEINKALGLDKHLGDDKEYVETGQSPFLTGDMLLLCSDGLTDMVNSMAINAIVSSDGSLKEKCHQLVDAANQNGGADNITVVLVHNNKQKVQFETAKPVANGNKSANEKINPLTGDDPLPAQKLLKTKNKTGMVTLLFVLMLFFFAVSAYEYIKNKDNPPSLPMQSTVAVKRQKNKQEIKLQRVIDQAKGPVLILSDTSFTAPLLISGAIQINKDSLTIKAKGKIVLQSDSGYKGPAFQLSAKCKNVLLDSMSLVNFQVGITSFNNALDLKNTRFINCPVQVESTYTFPDKKYISGKLSPAAFRVDSIPLNKKK; encoded by the coding sequence ATGACTGAACAATTTTTCGGATTAACCGATCCGGGCAAGCAACGAAAGAACAATGAAGATACTTATATCGCAGAGATTACTGCGGATAATCAATTCATAATAGCGTGCGTAATTGACGGCGTAGGAGGATATGCAGGAGGCGAGGTTGCTGCCGCCCTTGCCCGTGATATTATTCTGAAAAGGCTGGAAAAACCGTCAGGAGAGATCATCCCTATAATGCTGGATTGTTTTAACCAGGCCAATCAAAAAATATTATTCGAAAAACAAAATTCCAAAGAGCATGCGCATATGGCTTGCGTATGCTCACTGGCTCTTGTTGATATTCAAAACAATCAATTTTACTTTGCCCATGTAGGCGACACCAGGCTTTACCTGGTGCGTGATAAATCACTGGTTAAAATCACTCACGACCAATCGTTCGTCGGGTTTTTAGAAGATTCGGGGCGGTTAACTGAAGAGGAGGCCATGAAGCACCCAAAACGCAACGAGATCAATAAAGCGTTAGGCCTCGATAAACATTTAGGCGACGATAAAGAATATGTTGAAACCGGTCAGTCGCCGTTCCTTACAGGAGATATGCTTTTGCTATGCAGCGATGGATTAACAGATATGGTTAACAGCATGGCGATAAACGCAATTGTATCTTCGGATGGATCATTAAAAGAAAAATGTCATCAATTGGTCGATGCTGCAAACCAAAACGGCGGGGCTGATAATATAACAGTTGTATTGGTTCATAATAACAAACAAAAAGTCCAGTTTGAAACGGCGAAACCCGTAGCAAACGGGAATAAAAGTGCGAACGAAAAAATCAATCCCCTAACAGGGGATGATCCCTTGCCAGCGCAAAAGCTGCTGAAAACAAAAAACAAAACTGGCATGGTAACCCTGTTATTTGTCTTGATGCTTTTTTTCTTTGCCGTATCCGCTTATGAATACATAAAAAATAAGGATAACCCGCCTTCTCTGCCTATGCAATCAACTGTCGCCGTTAAAAGGCAAAAAAATAAGCAGGAAATAAAGTTGCAGCGGGTCATCGACCAGGCAAAAGGACCTGTTTTAATACTATCAGATACATCCTTTACAGCGCCCTTGCTCATCAGTGGCGCTATCCAAATCAATAAGGATAGTTTAACTATTAAAGCGAAAGGTAAAATTGTTTTACAAAGTGATTCAGGATACAAGGGCCCGGCGTTTCAGCTTTCTGCAAAATGTAAAAACGTTTTGCTGGATAGTATGTCATTGGTCAATTTTCAGGTAGGCATTACTTCGTTTAATAATGCACTTGATTTGAAAAATACAAGGTTTATTAATTGCCCTGTACAAGTTGAAAGCACATATACATTTCCTGATAAAAAATATATAAGTGGAAAACTTTCGCCAGCGGCTTTCAGAGTTGATTCGATCCCGTTAAATAAAAAGAAATAG
- a CDS encoding serine/threonine-protein kinase has protein sequence MSKVFTIAEGLENMGALRTGGQGSVYKGRRIGPIISAVKLLPTPIHTESTDDKNYRNFVNEVDKLKKVNEVPNPNVVKILNSGITESGSFPFIEMEFIEGPDLEELLKPPHEAIFTIKETIKVADQLANALSHCHKVGVKHGDIKSNNVKFNIHSGNYVLLDFGLSAMSDEQRRSSMRHAGAIEFMAPEQNEGKMLFQTDVYSYGVILYELLAGQVPFPLKDNGETARNTVMIAHMELAVPDLLELRRQHLPENWTATQKEREMQVPAWLLDLIADCLEKSPEKRYKNGMQLQEAIIENSIADIKTGKGNNSKVNQAAIGEVAPPVSAASYTPPPDTGMINLSKPVFYGFMVLLFVFMGLAGYSLFSKSAVPANPVTKTVVDTPKTIDSEQVANEYYTRKHREKQKLVDSTTLNAIRDAQMRRESNPDSAATDTSNKQNN, from the coding sequence ATGAGTAAAGTATTTACAATTGCTGAAGGTCTGGAAAATATGGGTGCGTTGCGCACCGGGGGACAAGGGTCAGTTTATAAAGGAAGGCGAATTGGCCCTATCATTAGCGCTGTTAAATTGTTACCAACGCCTATTCACACCGAAAGTACCGACGATAAAAACTACCGCAACTTTGTGAACGAGGTAGATAAACTGAAAAAGGTAAATGAGGTGCCTAATCCCAATGTGGTTAAAATACTAAATTCGGGTATTACTGAAAGCGGCTCATTCCCATTTATAGAAATGGAGTTTATCGAGGGGCCGGACCTTGAAGAGTTACTCAAACCGCCTCATGAAGCTATTTTTACTATAAAAGAAACGATAAAAGTAGCCGATCAACTTGCAAATGCCCTGTCCCATTGCCATAAGGTGGGCGTAAAACATGGTGACATTAAAAGCAATAATGTTAAGTTTAATATCCATTCAGGGAATTACGTTTTGCTTGATTTCGGTCTGTCGGCGATGTCTGATGAGCAACGCAGAAGCAGTATGCGGCACGCAGGCGCTATAGAATTTATGGCTCCTGAACAGAACGAGGGTAAAATGCTGTTTCAAACCGATGTGTATAGCTATGGGGTAATTTTGTACGAATTGCTTGCTGGCCAGGTACCTTTTCCCTTAAAAGATAATGGTGAAACCGCCAGGAACACGGTAATGATAGCGCATATGGAGTTGGCGGTGCCCGACTTGCTTGAGCTGCGCAGGCAACATCTTCCAGAAAACTGGACGGCTACCCAAAAAGAGCGGGAAATGCAGGTGCCTGCATGGTTACTTGATTTAATAGCAGATTGCCTTGAAAAATCACCCGAGAAGCGGTATAAAAATGGAATGCAGTTACAGGAGGCAATTATTGAAAATAGCATTGCCGATATTAAAACAGGCAAGGGGAATAATTCCAAAGTTAATCAGGCAGCAATTGGAGAAGTAGCTCCGCCGGTATCTGCAGCCAGTTATACACCGCCCCCAGATACCGGAATGATAAATTTATCAAAACCGGTGTTTTATGGCTTTATGGTTTTACTGTTCGTTTTTATGGGTTTAGCGGGCTATTCGTTATTTTCTAAATCGGCAGTACCTGCCAATCCTGTTACCAAAACTGTTGTGGATACACCAAAAACTATCGATTCTGAACAAGTGGCCAACGAATATTACACCAGGAAGCACAGGGAAAAACAAAAGCTTGTTGATTCAACAACCCTGAATGCGATCAGGGATGCACAGATGCGCAGGGAAAGTAATCCCGATAGCGCAGCCACCGATACTTCAAATAAACAAAATAACTAA
- a CDS encoding FHA domain-containing protein has protein sequence MDIDFTDEYPTEASIVNSLSAAIFIRTKENTIQRSATAYLRVLNGIAEKQEYEINSPEGKINIGRGKKVQVEDGFFRLNQVAFDAESTNESNKFVSRQHAHIEWSKDNGCFMLFADEGGVPPRNKIKVRSAQSESLVKLHSVTIGHKLGEGDQVILGESAVLEFSYRSEKNKDG, from the coding sequence ATGGATATTGATTTTACCGATGAATATCCGACGGAGGCCTCAATAGTTAATTCGTTGAGCGCTGCGATCTTCATCCGTACAAAAGAAAATACGATCCAACGGTCGGCAACCGCTTATCTAAGGGTGCTCAACGGAATTGCTGAAAAGCAGGAGTATGAAATAAATTCCCCGGAAGGAAAAATTAATATTGGCAGGGGCAAAAAGGTGCAGGTAGAAGATGGGTTTTTCAGATTGAACCAGGTTGCTTTTGATGCTGAAAGCACCAATGAAAGCAATAAGTTTGTAAGCCGGCAACACGCTCATATTGAGTGGAGCAAGGATAACGGCTGTTTTATGCTCTTTGCTGACGAAGGCGGCGTGCCGCCGCGAAACAAAATAAAGGTAAGATCGGCCCAAAGTGAAAGCCTGGTAAAATTACATTCGGTGACTATAGGACATAAACTGGGGGAGGGCGACCAGGTAATTTTAGGTGAATCAGCGGTGCTGGAGTTCAGTTATCGTTCGGAAAAAAATAAAGATGGGTAA
- a CDS encoding FtsW/RodA/SpoVE family cell cycle protein yields MAWKFSESDQLILPLVMVLTGLSFLTLFSLQDPLRDRFFARDTVVYLALGFVAMLLMLSVSIRRFNADSVFYRMLVFKNNHKAANGWPWIAAAIVLLVLTIRFGAGPEGSGVKVNLFGFQPSEIVKYLVIIFLAGFFAVNEKFISEYASWRKRWSFFSFALIAIGITLLLFLMLGDMGPAIIICFTFIILFSFSRGDFMFMAISVVFYVIVTWIFKNVWLSAGLTLAMLLFVFFYKRKQLSESAIMALIVIAGFLTIDKIPHLDKLIPGPVERLVERKAIWQDAWNNEVYGGDQVANGLWAMASGGAAGQGIGEGFAKTIPEAHTDMILPSMGEEFGWAGIIAIFLLFLIYLHRSIIIGRQTGTPFLFYLCAGIGVCTFIQFILIAGGSTGALPLSGVALPFQSYGGSSLVANFIAAGFLLSASKVRGTPLQMSYITRQQDRNLVPALLAACIGMILLTINISRYFFNNRQWLVKPALVADRSGARMFSYNPRIGILMNKLQAGTLYDRNGLILATSNPELINKQQKALSAAGVGNYGLDSAMHKRLTRFYPFEEQMFFWVGDANTDVFNGSTNGYFAEYGEAAELRGFKMPVSNYNVHASFFREDRFLPRGVKEMAVSKKDYSALAPLLAAGINSEEVDAFKKRNRDVQLTVDADLQTSIQRSIAVDTSFNYKRISVVIMEPATGDVLASAVYPLPPVHNWDLLNMPVPEQNKLAQWVTTTDLGFTYATQPGSTAKVLTTMAAFNKLGLDAAKVTYHVNEAERIRTKGLEPDETGEITLERAVAKSNNVYFIKLANQQHLEENMADLYLKTGMFLHGVGGYFYNKPSENADQEEKWRTLWRNTEFHTKPKYDPNNIRRSRSMGISGMAWGQGALIATPAAVARLVSGVANNGNLVANRFVLKVSASLTAVKAGIKLANNPKYARLITGYMIEQSAPKAPILGISVAGKTGTPERIWKKQSINDGWYVFFAPMAKANGNIVVCIRIESTRGSSDAVRLAGQHVIPFLLKKGYIKSIVPVSREDSGQSDRPEDTTTPEPPAADTTGTVNQ; encoded by the coding sequence TTGGCATGGAAGTTTTCTGAAAGCGACCAACTGATACTGCCATTGGTAATGGTGCTTACTGGCTTGTCGTTTTTAACCCTTTTTAGCCTGCAGGACCCTCTGCGCGATCGTTTTTTTGCCCGCGATACAGTCGTTTACCTCGCGTTAGGCTTTGTCGCCATGCTGCTAATGCTTTCTGTTAGCATACGCCGTTTTAATGCCGATTCTGTGTTTTACAGGATGCTTGTGTTTAAGAATAACCATAAAGCGGCTAATGGCTGGCCATGGATAGCTGCCGCCATTGTTTTGCTGGTTCTTACTATACGTTTCGGTGCCGGGCCTGAAGGGAGTGGTGTAAAAGTTAACCTGTTTGGCTTCCAGCCCAGCGAAATAGTTAAATATTTGGTGATTATTTTCCTCGCGGGATTTTTCGCGGTAAATGAAAAGTTTATCAGCGAATATGCAAGCTGGCGTAAAAGATGGTCCTTTTTTTCATTTGCATTGATTGCTATAGGCATTACGCTATTACTGTTTTTGATGTTGGGCGATATGGGGCCCGCAATCATCATCTGTTTTACCTTTATCATTCTTTTTTCCTTTTCACGGGGCGATTTTATGTTCATGGCAATATCCGTAGTATTTTACGTGATCGTTACCTGGATCTTTAAAAACGTATGGTTATCGGCTGGTTTAACCCTTGCCATGCTGTTGTTTGTTTTCTTTTACAAACGCAAACAGCTCAGCGAGTCGGCTATTATGGCGTTGATTGTTATTGCTGGCTTTTTAACCATTGACAAAATCCCGCATCTGGATAAGCTGATACCGGGCCCGGTTGAACGCCTTGTTGAACGAAAGGCTATTTGGCAGGACGCCTGGAACAACGAGGTTTACGGCGGCGACCAGGTGGCTAACGGGCTTTGGGCTATGGCAAGCGGAGGCGCGGCCGGACAGGGGATTGGAGAAGGTTTTGCTAAAACTATTCCCGAAGCACATACCGATATGATATTGCCATCCATGGGCGAAGAGTTTGGGTGGGCGGGAATCATCGCTATATTTTTATTATTTTTGATATACCTCCACCGGTCTATTATTATCGGGAGGCAAACAGGTACGCCTTTCTTGTTTTATTTATGTGCCGGCATAGGGGTTTGCACGTTTATCCAGTTTATATTGATTGCCGGTGGGTCTACCGGGGCTTTACCCTTATCGGGCGTGGCATTGCCTTTTCAAAGTTACGGCGGATCATCCCTGGTGGCCAATTTTATAGCAGCAGGCTTCTTATTGTCAGCCTCAAAAGTTAGAGGCACACCTTTACAAATGAGCTATATTACCAGGCAGCAGGACCGTAACCTTGTACCGGCACTGCTTGCTGCCTGTATTGGAATGATCCTGCTAACCATTAATATTTCACGCTACTTTTTTAATAACCGCCAATGGTTGGTTAAGCCGGCTTTGGTGGCAGACAGGAGTGGCGCCCGCATGTTTAGCTACAATCCGCGCATTGGTATTTTAATGAATAAACTACAGGCAGGTACCCTTTATGATCGTAACGGACTGATTCTTGCCACCAGCAACCCGGAGCTTATTAATAAACAGCAAAAAGCGCTTAGCGCGGCGGGAGTAGGAAATTATGGCCTTGATTCGGCGATGCATAAGCGGCTAACACGCTTTTACCCTTTTGAAGAACAGATGTTTTTTTGGGTGGGCGATGCCAATACCGATGTGTTTAACGGCAGCACCAACGGCTACTTCGCTGAGTACGGAGAAGCTGCCGAATTACGCGGGTTTAAAATGCCTGTTTCAAACTATAATGTACACGCCAGTTTTTTTAGAGAAGATCGTTTTTTGCCAAGAGGGGTAAAAGAGATGGCTGTTAGTAAAAAGGATTACAGCGCATTGGCGCCTTTGCTGGCCGCCGGTATTAACAGCGAAGAGGTAGATGCCTTTAAAAAGCGAAACCGCGATGTACAGTTAACGGTTGATGCTGATCTGCAAACCAGTATTCAACGATCTATCGCCGTGGATACCTCTTTTAATTACAAAAGGATCTCTGTGGTGATTATGGAGCCGGCTACCGGTGATGTGCTGGCTTCGGCAGTATACCCTTTACCGCCAGTGCATAATTGGGACCTGTTGAATATGCCCGTCCCCGAGCAAAATAAATTGGCTCAGTGGGTGACCACTACCGACCTTGGCTTTACTTATGCCACACAGCCGGGTTCAACCGCCAAGGTGTTAACCACCATGGCAGCCTTTAACAAACTTGGGCTTGACGCTGCGAAAGTAACTTATCATGTAAATGAAGCTGAGCGTATCCGTACCAAAGGCCTTGAACCCGACGAAACCGGCGAAATAACGCTTGAACGGGCCGTAGCGAAATCGAACAACGTATATTTTATAAAACTGGCCAACCAGCAACACCTGGAAGAAAATATGGCCGACCTGTATTTAAAAACCGGGATGTTTTTGCACGGAGTGGGCGGTTATTTTTATAATAAGCCGTCTGAAAATGCCGATCAGGAGGAAAAATGGCGCACCTTGTGGCGAAATACCGAATTTCACACCAAACCCAAATACGACCCGAATAACATTCGCCGTTCACGGTCAATGGGGATATCGGGGATGGCGTGGGGGCAGGGCGCATTAATAGCTACGCCGGCCGCAGTGGCAAGGCTGGTTTCTGGCGTTGCCAATAACGGGAACCTGGTAGCTAACAGGTTTGTATTAAAAGTAAGTGCTTCGTTAACTGCTGTAAAAGCCGGTATAAAGCTCGCTAACAACCCGAAGTATGCCAGACTGATCACCGGGTATATGATAGAACAAAGCGCACCCAAGGCGCCCATTTTGGGTATCAGTGTAGCCGGTAAAACGGGTACACCCGAAAGAATCTGGAAAAAACAAAGCATTAACGATGGCTGGTATGTATTTTTTGCCCCGATGGCCAAGGCTAATGGTAATATCGTTGTGTGCATTCGTATCGAATCTACCCGGGGGTCATCAGACGCGGTAAGGCTGGCCGGGCAGCATGTAATACCATTTTTATTAAAAAAGGGTTATATTAAAAGTATTGTTCCTGTTAGCCGGGAAGACAGCGGGCAGAGCGATCGACCTGAAGACACAACAACGCCCGAACCGCCCGCTGCTGATACTACCGGGACCGTCAATCAATAG